The following coding sequences are from one Arcobacter nitrofigilis DSM 7299 window:
- a CDS encoding AAA family ATPase, which translates to MNDLEEEYKKNRGTPKPNEQSMSFYNNRQFAEKSNGTKKGTFYKSSFHSQTSTKHSLEHMERKSKVTYLLIQDSSVNDNKQYEDVKKFKEQAEKIYKEKIGQKMQPKAKENLVKEAVLNTKPNTSIEDIEKTFKNLNKKFTGHHIIATSIHRDEGVFIDTKYDLEDLQYSSSTLSWKHIKLNKDVTNEVIDYAPNRNIFYNQENRSWYFDKNFAGENKADVSKYQKKINYHAHVLYSNFNKDTGKTARMDRTNMRELQTIVADSLGMQRGQEFSKNKRMNHWQLKRAIDAKRELKLSTQGELAKQKDLQNEMRVLREELKKQGTAKREDYAKIEQLNKVLKEQITNKELSLNDMKKIFDEKMKTIEYQNKLLDKQDERIKNQKSDIESLESKVQKRELYIDGSIPQKRVKIKDGLLSSKEVYIYDTEGVKTYVEKTKDTEKSLKREVKNLKKENSILKDENLELDMFKVFVKKHFKSTDLEKVKEIIKIVMPKIDNSNKINAKNNNIER; encoded by the coding sequence ATGAATGACTTAGAAGAAGAATATAAAAAGAATAGAGGTACACCTAAGCCTAATGAGCAGAGCATGAGTTTTTATAATAATCGGCAGTTCGCCGAAAAAAGTAATGGAACAAAAAAGGGGACTTTTTATAAGTCCTCTTTTCATTCTCAAACATCAACAAAACATTCTTTAGAACACATGGAAAGAAAATCTAAAGTGACATATTTATTAATACAAGATTCAAGTGTTAATGATAATAAACAATATGAAGATGTAAAGAAATTTAAAGAGCAAGCAGAGAAAATTTATAAAGAAAAAATTGGTCAAAAGATGCAGCCAAAAGCTAAAGAGAATTTAGTAAAAGAAGCTGTACTAAATACTAAACCAAATACAAGTATTGAAGATATAGAAAAGACATTTAAGAACTTAAATAAGAAGTTTACAGGACATCATATTATTGCCACAAGTATTCATCGTGATGAAGGTGTATTTATAGATACAAAATATGATTTAGAAGATTTGCAATATTCATCTAGTACTTTGTCATGGAAACATATTAAGTTAAACAAAGATGTTACAAATGAAGTAATTGATTATGCTCCTAACAGAAATATTTTTTATAATCAAGAAAATAGATCCTGGTACTTTGATAAAAATTTCGCCGGCGAAAATAAAGCGGATGTTTCTAAGTATCAAAAAAAGATAAATTATCATGCTCATGTTTTATATAGTAACTTCAATAAAGATACTGGCAAAACTGCTCGAATGGATAGAACTAATATGAGAGAGCTTCAAACAATAGTTGCTGATAGCTTAGGAATGCAAAGAGGTCAAGAGTTTAGTAAGAATAAAAGAATGAATCATTGGCAACTAAAAAGAGCAATAGATGCTAAAAGAGAATTAAAGTTATCTACACAAGGAGAATTAGCAAAACAAAAAGATTTACAAAATGAAATGAGAGTTTTAAGAGAAGAACTCAAAAAACAAGGAACAGCAAAAAGAGAAGACTATGCAAAAATAGAACAATTAAATAAAGTTTTAAAAGAGCAAATAACAAATAAGGAACTTAGCCTTAATGATATGAAAAAGATTTTTGATGAAAAAATGAAAACTATTGAGTATCAAAATAAGTTATTGGATAAACAAGATGAACGAATTAAAAATCAAAAATCAGATATAGAATCATTAGAATCAAAAGTACAAAAAAGAGAGTTATATATTGATGGTAGTATTCCTCAAAAAAGAGTAAAAATAAAAGATGGTTTATTATCTTCAAAAGAAGTATATATCTACGATACAGAAGGAGTAAAAACTTATGTAGAGAAAACAAAAGATACAGAGAAAAGTTTAAAGAGAGAAGTAAAGAACTTAAAAAAAGAGAATTCAATTTTAAAAGATGAAAATCTAGAGTTGGATATGTTTAAAGTATTTGTGAAAAAGCATTTTAAGAGTACAGATTTAGAAAAAGTAAAAGAAATAATCAAAATTGTGATGCCAAAGATAGATAATTCAAATAAAATAAATGCAAAAAATAATAATATAGAAAGATAA
- a CDS encoding type IV secretion system protein: MENNVITDIYNLVNGILFQSTNEITSGLYNSARIVFDKGFFISAMAIAIAYIGWKIAWSKTKNDEALYSAIWMLIMFAIVQLMIKQGNYYQWFIDGVNIPRDTFVEMINTIVTNVNPHAGLENILNTLMTTTNSIASASFANGSLTNWLPFAYGIIAYLTGTFLIIIIVVMTLFSKFLSNITMALLPFVVVTLLWKKTEYVFFAWVKLYISLSLYAPFTMIFGLVSIHVVNLSMSISQNLADDYMNSAEMILILVIVQGIIIIGIFKIPNIINQLIGSANEGSSITSGVGTLSTGATLIMGASKYSGLSAGVGAGKAGGSYMAKESLINKGEISQAMDYVASKVKPR; the protein is encoded by the coding sequence ATGGAGAATAATGTAATAACCGACATATATAATTTAGTAAATGGAATTTTATTTCAATCAACAAATGAAATCACGAGTGGCTTATATAATAGTGCAAGAATTGTTTTTGATAAAGGTTTTTTTATTTCAGCAATGGCAATAGCAATAGCTTATATTGGTTGGAAAATTGCGTGGAGTAAAACTAAAAATGATGAAGCACTTTATAGTGCAATTTGGATGTTGATAATGTTTGCAATAGTTCAACTAATGATAAAACAAGGTAATTATTATCAATGGTTTATTGATGGAGTAAATATACCAAGAGATACTTTTGTTGAAATGATTAATACAATAGTTACAAATGTAAATCCCCATGCAGGACTAGAGAATATATTAAATACTTTAATGACAACAACTAACTCAATTGCATCGGCAAGTTTTGCAAATGGAAGTTTGACCAATTGGTTACCTTTTGCTTACGGAATAATAGCTTATTTAACAGGAACTTTTTTAATAATTATAATTGTTGTAATGACCTTGTTTAGTAAGTTCTTAAGTAATATTACAATGGCTTTATTGCCTTTTGTAGTAGTAACCTTATTATGGAAAAAAACAGAGTATGTATTTTTTGCATGGGTTAAACTTTATATCTCACTTTCTTTATATGCTCCCTTTACCATGATTTTTGGATTAGTAAGTATTCATGTTGTAAATTTAAGTATGAGCATATCTCAAAATTTAGCAGATGATTATATGAATAGTGCAGAAATGATTTTAATACTTGTAATTGTACAAGGAATAATTATAATTGGAATATTTAAAATTCCAAATATTATTAATCAACTTATAGGAAGTGCAAACGAGGGAAGTTCAATAACAAGTGGAGTAGGAACATTAAGCACAGGTGCAACTTTAATAATGGGAGCTTCAAAATATTCCGGACTATCAGCAGGAGTAGGAGCAGGCAAAGCAGGAGGGAGTTATATGGCAAAAGAATCATTAATTAATAAAGGGGAAATAAGCCAAGCAATGGATTATGTAGCGAGTAAAGTTAAACCGAGATAG
- a CDS encoding PH domain-containing protein has product MGYVEKNLMPDEKILFIGKIHWVIYLFGAIVFVVGLVLPLGIVKTLIIIVGLFLLIKAFIFAKTTELIITSKRVIAKFGLIRRNTVELNHNQVESLNVKQGIIDRIVNAGGILIKGTGGSSAPIPSIAKPLEFRKEYFEIVENNK; this is encoded by the coding sequence ATGGGTTATGTTGAAAAGAATTTAATGCCAGATGAAAAGATACTATTCATAGGCAAAATTCATTGGGTTATATATTTATTTGGAGCGATTGTATTTGTTGTTGGACTTGTTTTACCTTTAGGTATTGTAAAGACACTTATTATTATTGTTGGACTTTTTTTATTGATAAAAGCATTTATTTTTGCAAAAACGACTGAACTTATTATTACATCAAAAAGAGTTATTGCAAAGTTTGGTCTAATAAGAAGAAATACTGTGGAGTTAAATCATAATCAAGTTGAAAGTTTGAATGTAAAACAAGGGATAATCGATAGGATTGTAAATGCAGGTGGCATTTTAATTAAAGGTACTGGTGGTTCAAGTGCTCCTATTCCATCTATTGCGAAACCTTTAGAATTTAGAAAAGAATATTTTGAAATAGTTGAAAATAATAAATAA
- a CDS encoding Pycsar system effector family protein encodes MEKEDRIELLKCNIGRFDFYYGSVNFKSSFLIIANITILGFLLSNVEKLCFPVFVLNAVFIFFSILFVLFAINPYLKSVDAGNSILFFGDIASKKINVYKTNFNNVNEDKYIEDLVEQNYYLSTGLKNKFKYLNIATISFIISIICYFIQVIYVSF; translated from the coding sequence ATGGAAAAAGAAGATAGAATTGAATTGCTGAAATGTAATATTGGGCGTTTTGATTTTTATTATGGTTCTGTAAATTTCAAATCTAGCTTTTTAATTATTGCAAATATAACAATATTAGGTTTTTTACTTTCAAATGTAGAAAAATTATGTTTTCCGGTATTTGTTTTAAATGCAGTATTTATTTTCTTTTCAATATTATTTGTATTATTTGCGATTAATCCGTATCTTAAGTCAGTAGATGCAGGGAATAGTATTTTATTTTTTGGAGACATCGCATCTAAAAAAATAAATGTATATAAAACTAACTTTAACAATGTGAATGAAGATAAATACATAGAAGATTTAGTTGAACAAAATTATTATTTATCAACTGGATTGAAAAATAAGTTTAAGTATTTAAATATTGCAACAATTTCATTTATTATTTCAATAATATGTTATTTTATTCAAGTTATTTATGTGTCTTTTTAA
- a CDS encoding ImmA/IrrE family metallo-endopeptidase: MPINITRRNIIADEEHASSLSKKEIKDIAEAYAEILYKPLEDDIKDVVTKKLNGSFTEFNPFINQDISGSLEVDMSNETFSITLSQFTSNVRDNFTIAHELGHLFLHCNTFNDGELVHFKRFESNRLEWEANWFAGSFLMPKNIFERVCVENEYFIPSIAIRFGVSEQAVTIRMKELGIGGV, translated from the coding sequence ATGCCAATTAACATCACTAGAAGAAATATAATTGCAGATGAAGAACATGCTTCTTCTTTATCAAAGAAAGAGATAAAAGATATTGCAGAAGCTTATGCAGAGATATTATATAAGCCATTAGAAGATGATATTAAAGATGTAGTTACTAAAAAATTAAATGGAAGTTTTACAGAATTTAATCCTTTTATTAATCAAGATATCTCAGGTTCTTTAGAAGTTGATATGTCAAATGAAACATTTAGTATAACTTTATCTCAATTTACAAGTAATGTAAGAGATAATTTTACAATAGCTCATGAATTAGGACATCTTTTTCTTCATTGTAATACTTTTAATGATGGAGAATTAGTGCATTTTAAAAGATTTGAGAGTAATAGATTAGAGTGGGAAGCAAATTGGTTTGCAGGTTCATTTCTAATGCCTAAAAATATTTTTGAAAGAGTTTGTGTAGAGAATGAGTATTTTATACCAAGTATAGCAATTCGCTTTGGAGTTTCAGAACAGGCTGTAACTATTAGAAT